In one Mycobacterium sp. NBC_00419 genomic region, the following are encoded:
- a CDS encoding zinc ribbon domain-containing protein: MKAEVTQQRSLLELAELDAELTRTDHRAAHLPEQQAYEQVLAEHRGASDHLAALTIAIEDLEAQVTRFESEIDGVRQREERDRGLLDSGTVNPKQLEELSHELQTLERRQASLEDSLLEVMERREQLVAEQTAAASKLEALQHDLATATAGRDEALGDVDKLRTENAARRADVVAGLDTALAQLYERQRKSSGVGAARFLGGRCGACRIEMDRGELARISAAAEDEVLRCPECGAILLRIDGFSR, translated from the coding sequence GTGAAAGCTGAAGTGACACAGCAGCGTTCGCTGCTGGAGCTGGCAGAGCTGGACGCCGAGCTGACCCGTACCGACCATCGCGCGGCGCATCTGCCCGAGCAGCAGGCATACGAGCAGGTGCTGGCCGAGCACCGCGGCGCCAGCGACCACCTCGCCGCCCTGACCATCGCGATCGAGGACCTCGAGGCGCAGGTGACCCGGTTCGAGTCCGAGATCGACGGTGTGCGCCAGCGCGAGGAGCGCGATCGCGGGCTGCTGGATTCCGGCACCGTCAACCCCAAACAACTCGAGGAGCTCTCGCACGAGCTGCAGACCCTGGAGCGCAGGCAGGCCAGCCTGGAGGACTCCCTGCTGGAGGTGATGGAACGCCGCGAGCAACTGGTGGCCGAGCAGACTGCCGCGGCGTCGAAACTCGAAGCGCTGCAGCATGATCTGGCCACCGCGACGGCCGGGCGCGACGAAGCGCTCGGCGACGTCGACAAGCTGCGCACCGAGAACGCCGCGCGCCGCGCCGACGTGGTGGCCGGCCTGGACACCGCGCTCGCGCAACTCTACGAACGGCAACGCAAGTCATCGGGGGTCGGTGCGGCGCGGTTCCTTGGCGGCCGGTGCGGGGCCTGCAGAATCGAGATGGACCGCGGTGAGCTGGCCCGGATTTCGGCCGCCGCCGAGGACGAGGTGCTGCGCTGCCCCGAGTGCGGAGCAATCCTGTTGCGCATCGACGGGTTCAGCCGGTGA
- a CDS encoding CYTH and CHAD domain-containing protein, whose product MAAKAAGSTRHVEVEQKFDVPPETVFPSFEGLTFVSRVERLPSQSLDAVYYDTSGQDLARRRVTLRRRTGGPDAGWHLKLPAGPDARTEVHAPLDGGTHAADSEVPTELVDIVLAIVRDRPLVPVARISTTRNVVLVYGTDGAALAEFCDDQVSAWAIDPADGASGEEQGWHEWELELVDGEADGGKDVLRRLANRLLDAGAAPAGHGSKLAKVLQAGLPAAPRPEPSPDPVHRAVAEQVDQMLEWDRAVRADTWDSVHQMRVTTRKIRSLLQASEDSFGLTDDAWVLDELRQLAAVLGVARDAEVLAERYERSLDELAPELVRGPVRERLVDGANRRYQAGLRRSLAAMRSPRYFRLLDALEALVAAEPTPPAPGEEHPPVSIDSAYKRIRKAARTAAHAEEDHKDEALHRIRKGAKRLRYVAAATGEPKVSDRAKVIQTLLGDHQDSVVSRTHLSQQAEAAYAAGEDTFTYGLLYQQEDDLAERSREQLEDALRALKRAVDKAH is encoded by the coding sequence ATGGCTGCTAAAGCTGCGGGTTCGACCCGCCACGTGGAAGTGGAGCAGAAGTTCGACGTCCCGCCCGAGACGGTGTTTCCGTCGTTCGAGGGGCTGACGTTCGTCTCCCGGGTCGAGCGGCTTCCGTCACAGTCTCTCGACGCGGTGTATTACGACACATCAGGCCAGGATCTGGCGCGACGGCGTGTCACGCTGCGCCGCCGCACCGGCGGTCCGGACGCCGGTTGGCACCTCAAGTTGCCTGCCGGACCGGATGCCCGCACCGAGGTCCATGCGCCGCTGGACGGCGGTACGCACGCCGCGGACAGCGAGGTTCCCACCGAACTCGTCGACATCGTGCTGGCAATCGTGCGGGATCGTCCCCTGGTCCCGGTCGCGCGGATCTCGACCACCCGCAATGTCGTGCTGGTCTACGGGACCGACGGTGCCGCGCTGGCCGAGTTCTGTGACGACCAGGTCAGCGCGTGGGCCATCGATCCCGCCGACGGCGCCAGCGGCGAGGAGCAGGGCTGGCACGAGTGGGAGCTGGAACTGGTCGACGGCGAGGCCGACGGCGGCAAGGATGTGCTCAGGCGGCTGGCCAACCGGCTGCTCGACGCCGGTGCGGCCCCGGCAGGGCACGGCTCGAAGCTGGCCAAGGTTCTACAGGCCGGGCTGCCGGCAGCCCCCCGTCCCGAGCCGTCCCCCGATCCCGTGCACCGAGCGGTCGCCGAACAGGTCGACCAGATGCTGGAGTGGGACCGGGCGGTGCGCGCCGACACCTGGGATTCGGTGCATCAGATGCGGGTGACCACCCGCAAGATCCGCAGCCTGCTGCAGGCGTCCGAGGACTCCTTCGGCCTGACCGACGACGCGTGGGTGCTCGACGAACTGCGTCAGCTCGCCGCCGTGCTGGGCGTGGCCCGCGACGCCGAGGTGCTCGCGGAGCGCTATGAACGCTCCCTGGACGAACTGGCTCCGGAATTGGTCCGCGGCCCGGTGCGCGAGCGCCTGGTGGACGGGGCCAACCGGCGCTACCAGGCCGGACTGCGACGGTCGCTGGCCGCGATGCGCTCGCCGCGGTACTTCCGCCTGCTCGACGCGCTGGAGGCTCTCGTCGCCGCCGAGCCGACGCCGCCCGCTCCTGGTGAGGAGCATCCGCCGGTGAGTATCGACTCGGCCTACAAGCGGATCCGCAAGGCGGCCAGGACGGCCGCGCACGCCGAAGAAGACCACAAGGACGAAGCGCTGCATCGAATCCGCAAGGGCGCCAAGCGTCTTCGCTACGTCGCAGCGGCAACGGGCGAGCCAAAGGTGTCCGACCGGGCCAAGGTCATCCAGACCCTGCTCGGCGACCACCAGGACAGTGTCGTCAGCCGCACCCACCTGAGCCAGCAGGCCGAGGCCGCCTACGCCGCCGGTGAGGACACGTTCACCTACGGCCTGCTCTATCAGCAGGAAGACGATCTTGCCGAGCGGTCCCGCGAACAGCTCGAGGACGCGCTGCGCGCGCTCAAGCGCGCCGTCGACAAGGCGCACTGA
- a CDS encoding low molecular weight protein-tyrosine-phosphatase, with translation MSETTEILHVTFVCSGNICRSPMAEKMFGHQIAERGLADVVRVSSAGTGHWHAGEGADARTNAVLRQHGYPTEHRAARLADDHLGADLVIAMGRNHLRFLTDLGVEPERLRMLRAFDPRSGAHALDVEDPYYGTHADFEETFTVIEASLPGLHAWVDQRLAAEGLAG, from the coding sequence GTGTCTGAGACCACGGAAATACTGCACGTCACCTTCGTCTGCTCGGGCAACATCTGCCGCTCGCCGATGGCCGAGAAGATGTTCGGCCACCAGATCGCCGAGCGCGGTCTGGCCGACGTGGTGCGGGTGAGCAGTGCAGGGACCGGGCACTGGCATGCCGGTGAAGGGGCCGACGCGCGCACCAATGCCGTGCTGCGCCAGCACGGCTACCCCACCGAGCACCGGGCGGCGCGTCTGGCCGACGACCATCTCGGCGCCGACCTGGTGATCGCCATGGGCCGCAACCACCTTCGTTTTCTCACCGACCTCGGAGTGGAACCCGAACGGCTGCGCATGCTGCGGGCCTTCGATCCCCGCTCCGGCGCCCACGCCCTCGACGTCGAAGACCCGTACTACGGGACGCACGCCGACTTCGAGGAGACGTTCACCGTCATCGAGGCGTCGTTGCCGGGCCTACACGCCTGGGTCGACCAGCGACTGGCCGCCGAGGGTCTGGCGGGCTAG
- a CDS encoding class I SAM-dependent methyltransferase, with protein MDNEHQAHWEQRYTEKPRIWSGRVNAQLAEIAPQLDCGVALDLGCGEGGDAIWLAEHGWQVVAVDVSATALARAAEEAGKRGVLSHIDFQQHDLTQTLPAGPFNLVSAQFFHSLVEMDRPAILRRAAATVAPGGTLLIVDHGGMPPWAPEEVHHHVFESPHEVIDGLALDPARWETTRVGPVPREAVGPDGEQTTLVDNVIQLRRR; from the coding sequence ATGGACAACGAACACCAGGCCCACTGGGAGCAGCGCTACACCGAGAAACCGCGGATCTGGAGCGGGCGGGTCAACGCCCAGCTCGCCGAGATCGCCCCGCAGCTCGACTGCGGCGTCGCGCTGGACCTGGGCTGCGGGGAGGGCGGGGACGCGATCTGGCTCGCCGAGCACGGCTGGCAGGTGGTGGCCGTCGACGTGTCCGCCACCGCGCTGGCCCGCGCCGCCGAGGAGGCCGGCAAGCGTGGGGTGTTGTCCCACATCGACTTTCAGCAGCACGACCTGACCCAGACCCTGCCCGCGGGCCCGTTCAATCTGGTGTCGGCGCAGTTCTTCCACAGCTTGGTGGAGATGGACCGGCCTGCCATCCTGCGCCGGGCAGCGGCGACCGTGGCACCCGGTGGCACGCTGCTGATCGTCGACCACGGCGGTATGCCCCCCTGGGCACCCGAGGAGGTCCACCACCACGTGTTCGAGTCCCCGCACGAGGTGATCGACGGGTTGGCATTGGACCCCGCCCGGTGGGAGACCACCAGGGTCGGACCCGTGCCGCGCGAGGCCGTCGGACCCGACGGCGAGCAGACCACCCTGGTCGACAACGTGATCCAGCTGCGACGCCGATGA
- a CDS encoding helix-turn-helix domain-containing protein — MQANGADGDVDRRVRRRLRELRTRLSLTLEEVATRAGIDVSTLSRLESGKRRLALDHLPRLAAALSVSTDELLGPPQATDPRVRAPSQTRGLVTYWPLTRHGGAAGLQAFKIRISARRRTPPAELPTHEGHEWLYVLSGRLQLILDEQHFVVDPGEAVEFSTWTPHWFGAVDSAVEAIILFGAHGERVHLRS; from the coding sequence ATGCAGGCAAACGGCGCCGACGGCGATGTCGACCGACGGGTGCGGCGGCGGCTACGTGAGCTGCGCACCCGGCTGAGCCTGACACTCGAGGAGGTGGCCACCCGCGCCGGTATCGACGTCTCGACCCTGAGCCGGCTCGAATCGGGCAAGCGGCGCCTGGCCCTCGACCATCTCCCCCGGCTGGCCGCCGCACTGTCGGTCAGCACGGACGAACTGCTGGGACCGCCGCAGGCTACCGACCCCCGGGTTCGGGCCCCGTCTCAGACGAGAGGCCTGGTCACGTATTGGCCGCTGACCCGCCACGGCGGCGCGGCGGGCCTTCAGGCCTTCAAGATCCGCATCAGCGCCCGCCGGCGCACACCGCCGGCGGAACTGCCGACCCACGAGGGCCATGAGTGGCTCTACGTGCTGTCCGGGCGGCTGCAGCTGATCCTCGACGAGCAGCACTTCGTCGTCGACCCCGGCGAAGCGGTGGAGTTCAGCACGTGGACCCCGCACTGGTTCGGTGCCGTCGACTCCGCGGTGGAGGCCATCATCTTGTTCGGCGCCCACGGCGAGCGGGTGCACCTGCGGTCGTAG
- a CDS encoding 5-oxoprolinase/urea amidolyase family protein — translation MTSLQVVRQGMLTTVQDWPGRIGYWHVGVPPSGPMDDLSFRIGNRVLGNQEGAAGLECTKAGPALRFPDGGRVCVTGAPAPVTLDGVPVAQWQSVTVPAGGLLDVGMVDGPGMRCYILIAGGLEEPEYLGSTATFTLGTFGGHDGRPLREGDELTAGHDPGPLSSRPARAAIEEQPAIGHRWEVAVTEGPHAAPEFFTRADIDTLVNTDYTVHFNSDRTGVRLEGPKPQWARTDGGEAGLHPSNIHDNAYCVGTLDFTGDTPILLGPDGPSLGGFVCPVTVVRGDRWKLGQMAPGDSVRFVPVRADRAPSLGSIDADRRASLPLVISTSGDADDGVLTRFTAADDIAVTVRRDGDGGLLVEYGAMVLDLALRARVHVLYEAMLASRVPGVTELTPGVRSLQVQFDPAVISMPELVDLLARTEETLPATDELVVPSRTVQLPLSWDDPSTHEAIQRYIHGVRADAPWCPWNIEFIRRINGLADVEAVHDIVYQAQYLVLGLGDVYLGAPVATPLDPRHRLVTTKYNPARTWTPENAVGIGGAYLCIYGMEGPGGYQFVGRTTQVWNHQHPNDSQSFEPGTPWLLRYFDRISFYPVSAEELLDLRSDMAAGRGNVDIRDGEFSMSQYQRFLAGNADSIATFRGQQAEAFAAERQAWDKAGEFSGQLAS, via the coding sequence ATGACGAGCCTCCAGGTCGTCCGGCAGGGCATGCTGACCACCGTCCAGGACTGGCCCGGCCGGATCGGTTACTGGCATGTCGGGGTGCCGCCGTCGGGACCGATGGACGACCTGTCGTTCCGGATCGGCAACCGAGTCCTGGGCAATCAGGAGGGTGCAGCCGGGCTGGAATGCACCAAAGCCGGCCCGGCCCTTCGGTTTCCCGACGGTGGACGGGTGTGCGTCACCGGCGCTCCGGCACCGGTCACCCTTGACGGAGTTCCGGTGGCGCAGTGGCAGTCGGTCACCGTACCGGCCGGCGGTCTGCTCGACGTCGGGATGGTCGACGGCCCCGGGATGCGCTGCTACATCCTGATCGCCGGCGGCCTGGAAGAGCCCGAATATCTCGGCAGCACAGCCACCTTCACGCTCGGCACGTTCGGCGGCCACGACGGGAGGCCGCTGCGCGAGGGCGACGAGCTGACCGCCGGGCACGATCCGGGTCCGCTGTCGAGCCGGCCCGCCCGCGCGGCCATCGAGGAACAGCCCGCGATCGGCCATCGCTGGGAGGTCGCCGTCACCGAGGGCCCGCACGCCGCGCCGGAGTTCTTCACCCGCGCTGACATCGACACCCTGGTCAACACCGACTACACCGTGCACTTCAACTCCGACCGCACCGGCGTGCGCCTGGAAGGCCCCAAGCCACAGTGGGCCAGGACCGACGGCGGCGAAGCCGGCCTGCACCCGTCGAACATTCACGACAATGCTTACTGCGTCGGCACTTTGGACTTCACCGGCGACACCCCGATCCTGCTCGGGCCGGACGGACCGAGCCTGGGCGGCTTCGTCTGTCCGGTCACCGTGGTGCGCGGCGACCGCTGGAAGCTCGGCCAGATGGCGCCCGGTGACAGCGTTCGCTTCGTTCCGGTGCGGGCCGATCGCGCACCGTCGCTGGGCAGCATCGACGCCGACCGGCGGGCCTCGCTACCGCTGGTGATCTCCACCTCCGGTGACGCCGACGACGGCGTGCTGACGCGATTCACTGCCGCCGACGACATCGCGGTGACGGTGCGCCGCGACGGCGACGGAGGCTTGCTCGTCGAGTACGGCGCGATGGTCCTCGACCTGGCTCTGCGCGCGCGGGTCCACGTGCTGTATGAGGCCATGCTGGCCAGCCGGGTTCCCGGCGTCACCGAACTCACCCCGGGCGTGCGCTCACTGCAGGTGCAGTTCGATCCCGCCGTGATCTCGATGCCCGAACTCGTCGACCTGCTGGCCCGTACCGAGGAAACACTGCCTGCCACAGACGAACTCGTGGTCCCCAGCCGCACCGTGCAATTGCCGCTGTCCTGGGACGACCCGTCGACCCACGAGGCGATCCAGCGCTACATCCACGGTGTGCGCGCCGACGCGCCGTGGTGCCCGTGGAACATCGAGTTCATCCGCCGCATCAACGGACTCGCCGACGTCGAGGCCGTCCACGACATCGTCTACCAGGCGCAGTACTTGGTACTCGGTCTGGGCGACGTGTACCTGGGTGCGCCGGTGGCCACCCCACTAGACCCGCGCCACCGGTTGGTCACGACCAAGTACAACCCGGCTCGGACCTGGACACCGGAGAACGCCGTCGGCATCGGCGGGGCATACCTGTGTATCTACGGGATGGAAGGCCCCGGCGGCTACCAGTTCGTCGGGCGTACCACCCAGGTGTGGAACCACCAGCACCCCAACGATTCTCAATCGTTCGAACCCGGAACACCGTGGCTGCTGCGCTACTTCGACCGCATCAGCTTCTACCCCGTCAGCGCTGAGGAACTTCTCGATCTGCGGTCCGACATGGCGGCGGGCCGGGGCAACGTCGACATCCGCGACGGCGAGTTCTCGATGTCTCAGTACCAACGGTTCCTGGCCGGCAACGCAGACAGCATCGCCACCTTCCGTGGGCAACAGGCCGAGGCGTTCGCCGCTGAACGGCAGGCATGGGACAAGGCCGGCGAGTTCTCCGGTCAGCTGGCCAGTTAG
- a CDS encoding bifunctional RNase H/acid phosphatase, with amino-acid sequence MKVVVEADGGSRGNPGPAGYGVVVWSADRQHVLAEHGSAIGVATNNVAEYRGLIAGLEEARRVGATEVAVSMDSKLVVEQMAGRWKVKHAAMAELHQQARALASTFDSVTYEWIPREQNSYADRLANEAMDGPASIADPPAGAVAVPPAAWTGNRGEPTRFLLLRHGQTELSVARRYSGRGNPELTETGRGQADAAARYLAQRGEVDAVISSPLQRCVATASAAATALGRDVVVDEDLIETDFGAWEGLTFTEAAERDPGLHGQWLRDTSLRPPAGESFDDVTHRVRRAQDRIIAAHPGQTVLVVSHVTPIKTMLRLALDAGASILHRLHLDLASLSIAEFYPDGGSSVRLVNQTSYLG; translated from the coding sequence GTGAAAGTAGTCGTCGAGGCCGACGGCGGGTCGCGCGGCAACCCCGGCCCGGCGGGCTACGGCGTGGTGGTGTGGTCGGCCGACCGGCAGCACGTGCTCGCCGAGCACGGCAGCGCTATCGGCGTGGCCACCAACAACGTCGCCGAATACCGCGGTCTGATCGCCGGGTTGGAGGAAGCCCGCAGGGTCGGCGCCACCGAGGTGGCGGTGTCGATGGACTCCAAACTCGTCGTCGAGCAGATGGCCGGGCGCTGGAAGGTCAAGCATGCCGCGATGGCCGAGCTGCATCAGCAGGCCCGCGCCCTGGCGTCGACGTTCGACTCGGTGACCTACGAGTGGATCCCTCGCGAACAGAACTCCTACGCCGACCGGCTGGCCAACGAGGCGATGGACGGGCCCGCCTCGATCGCCGACCCGCCCGCGGGGGCGGTGGCCGTGCCGCCCGCGGCCTGGACCGGAAACCGTGGCGAGCCGACCCGCTTTCTGCTGTTGCGCCACGGCCAGACCGAGCTGTCGGTCGCGCGCCGCTATTCGGGCCGCGGCAACCCGGAACTGACCGAGACGGGCCGTGGGCAGGCCGACGCGGCGGCGCGTTACCTGGCGCAGCGGGGCGAGGTCGACGCGGTGATCAGCTCGCCGCTGCAGCGCTGCGTGGCGACGGCCTCGGCGGCGGCCACGGCGCTCGGCCGCGATGTCGTGGTCGACGAGGACCTGATCGAGACGGACTTCGGCGCGTGGGAGGGCCTGACCTTCACCGAAGCCGCCGAACGTGACCCCGGCCTGCACGGCCAGTGGCTGCGCGACACCAGCCTGCGTCCGCCCGCCGGTGAGAGCTTCGACGACGTCACCCACCGGGTCCGGCGCGCCCAGGACCGCATCATCGCCGCGCATCCCGGCCAGACGGTCCTGGTCGTCTCGCATGTGACGCCGATCAAGACGATGCTGCGCCTCGCGCTGGACGCCGGGGCGAGCATCCTGCACCGCCTGCACCTGGACCTGGCGTCGCTGAGCATCGCCGAGTTCTATCCCGATGGCGGCTCCTCGGTCCGGTTGGTGAACCAGACGTCATATCTGGGCTGA
- a CDS encoding fatty acyl-AMP ligase yields the protein MSREPASAADQGVRLRLEDYLDDSGNIALPADLTITHFLDHNIAQFGETAAYRYLDFDHDSAGITINLTWRELGARLRAVGARLQQVTSPGDRVAILAPQGVDYVVGFFAAIQAGNIAVPLFAPELPGHAERLDAVLTDALPSAVLTTTAAAEAAQAFVRKLPHSRRPRVIAIDALPDSVGETFVPAPLESNGIAYLQYTSGSTRTPAGVEITHRAVLTNVVQMIISVGLDWDTASVSWLPLFHDMGLLMIMFPALFGGHLTLMSPTAFVRRPHRWIKELAAEAKWGRTFAAAPNFAFELAAQRGLPPAGEDLDLSNVAGLINGSEPVNIASIDKFNAVFGPYGLAPTAVKPSYGMAEATLFVSTIGSDARATAIYLDREELGLGRAVPVSRDAPNAVPQVSCGHVARSQWAVIVDPGSGAELPDGGVGEIWLHGENIGRGYWGRERETELSFRNKLQVRLDSGTHAEGVAADGMWFRTGDMGVYLGGELYITGRIKDLVILDGRNHYPQDIEATVAESSSAVRPGFVTAFSVPGPDGAGERLVIIAERGPGAGKADPGPVVEAIRAAVSRQHALPVADVRLVAAGAIPRTTSGKLARRACRAEYLAGVLGSR from the coding sequence ATGAGCCGCGAACCCGCATCCGCCGCCGACCAGGGTGTCCGGCTGAGGCTCGAGGACTATCTCGACGACAGCGGCAACATCGCACTTCCCGCCGATCTGACCATCACGCATTTCCTCGACCACAACATCGCCCAGTTCGGCGAGACCGCCGCCTACCGCTACCTCGACTTCGACCACGACTCCGCAGGAATCACGATCAACTTGACCTGGCGGGAGCTCGGGGCGCGGCTGCGCGCCGTGGGGGCGCGGCTGCAACAGGTCACCTCACCCGGTGACCGGGTGGCGATCCTGGCCCCGCAGGGTGTCGACTACGTCGTCGGTTTCTTCGCGGCGATCCAGGCGGGCAATATCGCGGTGCCGTTGTTCGCCCCGGAACTGCCCGGCCACGCCGAGCGGCTGGACGCGGTGCTGACCGACGCGCTGCCCTCTGCGGTGCTGACCACCACGGCGGCCGCCGAGGCCGCGCAGGCTTTCGTGCGCAAGCTGCCGCACTCGCGCCGACCGCGGGTGATCGCGATCGACGCGCTGCCCGATTCGGTCGGGGAGACGTTCGTGCCCGCGCCGCTGGAGAGCAACGGAATCGCCTATCTGCAGTACACCTCGGGATCGACCCGCACCCCGGCCGGCGTCGAGATCACCCACCGCGCGGTGTTGACCAACGTCGTGCAGATGATCATCTCGGTCGGGCTGGACTGGGACACCGCCAGCGTCAGCTGGCTGCCGCTGTTCCACGACATGGGTCTGCTGATGATCATGTTCCCGGCCCTGTTCGGCGGTCACCTGACCTTGATGTCGCCGACGGCGTTCGTCCGCAGGCCGCATCGCTGGATCAAAGAGCTTGCCGCGGAAGCCAAATGGGGCCGAACCTTTGCCGCGGCACCCAACTTCGCCTTCGAGCTGGCTGCGCAGCGCGGGCTGCCGCCGGCCGGTGAGGACCTCGACCTGAGCAATGTCGCCGGGCTGATCAACGGTTCCGAGCCGGTGAACATCGCCTCGATCGACAAGTTCAACGCGGTGTTCGGGCCCTACGGGCTGGCGCCCACCGCGGTCAAACCGTCCTACGGCATGGCCGAGGCGACGCTGTTCGTCTCCACGATCGGTTCCGATGCCCGGGCGACCGCCATCTACCTGGACCGCGAAGAACTCGGCCTGGGCCGTGCCGTTCCGGTGTCGCGCGACGCGCCGAACGCCGTCCCGCAGGTGTCGTGCGGCCACGTCGCCCGCAGCCAGTGGGCGGTCATCGTCGACCCAGGCTCGGGGGCCGAGCTGCCCGACGGCGGGGTGGGCGAGATCTGGTTGCACGGCGAGAACATCGGGCGCGGCTACTGGGGCCGCGAGCGCGAAACCGAGCTGTCCTTCCGTAACAAGCTGCAGGTGCGGTTGGACAGCGGCACCCATGCCGAGGGTGTCGCGGCCGACGGCATGTGGTTTCGCACCGGCGACATGGGTGTCTATCTCGGCGGCGAGCTCTACATCACCGGCCGTATCAAGGATCTGGTGATCCTCGACGGCCGCAACCACTACCCGCAGGACATCGAGGCCACCGTGGCCGAGTCCTCGAGCGCGGTGCGCCCCGGGTTCGTCACCGCCTTCTCGGTGCCCGGACCCGACGGCGCAGGCGAGCGGCTGGTGATCATCGCCGAGCGCGGCCCGGGTGCCGGCAAGGCCGACCCCGGGCCGGTCGTCGAGGCCATCCGGGCGGCCGTCTCCCGCCAGCACGCGCTGCCGGTTGCCGACGTGCGACTGGTCGCCGCCGGCGCGATCCCGCGCACCACCAGCGGCAAGCTCGCCCGGCGGGCCTGCCGCGCCGAATACCTGGCCGGAGTCCTCGGCAGCCGCTAA
- a CDS encoding Nif3-like dinuclear metal center hexameric protein, producing the protein MSARLAEIIAVLDAAYPPSLAHSWDSVGLVCGDPDDVVDSVTVAVDATAEVVATVGQRGLLLAHHPLLLRGVDTVAASTPKGALIHQLIRAGSALFTAHTNADSANPGVSDALADVLGLSVEGVLDPAAAPDTDKWEILVPPEHSEALRSAVLAAGAIPAIGTTEHRPGERVEVVAPARLRAQILAALRAAHPDEEPSFDVLTLAPLPAGVGIGRIGSLAEPLRFADFVARVDAVLPQTTWGVRGAGDPDAPVSRVAVCGGAGDSLLGAASAAGVDVYVTSDLRHHPADEHRRAGGPALVDVAHWAGEYPWCTQAAELLGSHFGPVLPVTVCGIRTDPWNIEHQPRKAGCES; encoded by the coding sequence ATGAGCGCACGACTCGCCGAGATCATCGCTGTGCTCGACGCGGCCTACCCGCCCAGCCTGGCCCATAGCTGGGACTCGGTGGGCCTGGTCTGCGGCGACCCCGACGACGTCGTCGACTCCGTCACGGTGGCCGTGGACGCCACCGCAGAGGTGGTCGCGACGGTGGGGCAGCGCGGTCTGCTGCTGGCCCACCACCCGCTGTTGCTGCGCGGGGTGGACACCGTGGCGGCCAGTACCCCGAAAGGTGCGTTGATCCACCAGTTGATCCGCGCCGGCTCCGCATTGTTCACCGCCCACACCAACGCCGACTCGGCGAACCCCGGGGTGTCCGACGCCCTGGCGGACGTGCTGGGGTTGTCCGTCGAGGGCGTCCTGGATCCCGCGGCTGCGCCCGACACCGACAAGTGGGAGATCCTGGTCCCGCCGGAGCACTCCGAGGCGCTGCGTTCGGCGGTCCTCGCGGCCGGCGCCATACCGGCGATCGGCACGACGGAGCACCGTCCCGGGGAACGCGTCGAGGTGGTGGCCCCGGCGCGGCTGCGGGCCCAGATCCTGGCGGCCCTGCGTGCCGCCCACCCCGACGAGGAGCCGTCGTTCGACGTGCTGACGCTGGCACCGCTGCCCGCGGGTGTCGGGATCGGCCGGATCGGCAGCCTCGCCGAACCGCTGCGGTTCGCCGACTTCGTGGCCCGGGTGGACGCGGTGCTGCCGCAGACCACCTGGGGCGTGCGCGGCGCCGGTGATCCGGATGCCCCGGTGTCGCGGGTGGCGGTCTGCGGCGGCGCCGGCGACTCGCTGCTCGGGGCGGCCTCGGCCGCCGGCGTGGACGTCTACGTCACCTCCGATCTGCGGCACCATCCCGCCGACGAACACCGCCGGGCCGGCGGGCCGGCACTGGTCGACGTCGCGCACTGGGCCGGCGAATACCCGTGGTGCACCCAGGCCGCCGAACTGCTGGGCTCGCATTTCGGTCCGGTGCTGCCGGTCACCGTCTGCGGCATCCGTACCGACCCGTGGAACATCGAGCATCAACCCCGAAAGGCAGGCTGTGAAAGCTGA
- a CDS encoding HAD-IA family hydrolase, protein MTRTASATRPQLVIFDLDGTLTDSADGIVASFRHALTAVGAEVPGGDLAGRIVGPPMHQTLTAMGLGELADDAMAAYRADYTTRGWAMNSLFDGIPQLLEDLRAAGVRLAVATSKAEPTARRILEHFGLSEAFDVIAGASVDGTRSSKAEVVAHALGQLQPLPQRVVMVGDRAHDVEGAAEHGIDTIVVGWGYGAGDFTDPEAAAAAAAHVTSVAALREVLGV, encoded by the coding sequence GTGACCCGCACGGCCTCCGCCACCCGCCCGCAGTTGGTGATCTTCGATCTCGACGGCACCCTCACCGATTCCGCGGACGGCATCGTCGCCAGCTTCCGGCACGCGCTGACAGCCGTGGGCGCCGAGGTTCCCGGCGGTGACCTGGCAGGCCGGATCGTCGGGCCGCCGATGCACCAGACCCTGACCGCCATGGGGCTCGGCGAATTGGCCGACGACGCGATGGCCGCCTACCGGGCTGACTACACCACTCGCGGCTGGGCGATGAACAGCCTGTTCGACGGTATTCCGCAGCTGCTCGAGGACCTGCGGGCAGCCGGGGTGCGGCTGGCGGTGGCGACCTCGAAAGCCGAACCGACGGCGCGGCGGATCCTCGAGCACTTCGGCCTGTCCGAGGCGTTCGACGTGATCGCCGGCGCCAGCGTCGACGGGACCCGCTCCAGCAAGGCCGAGGTGGTGGCGCACGCGCTGGGTCAGTTGCAACCCCTGCCGCAGCGGGTGGTGATGGTGGGCGACCGTGCCCACGACGTGGAAGGCGCTGCCGAACACGGCATCGACACCATCGTGGTCGGTTGGGGTTACGGCGCAGGTGACTTCACCGATCCCGAGGCTGCGGCCGCAGCGGCCGCCCACGTCACCTCGGTCGCCGCGCTGCGCGAGGTGCTCGGTGTCTGA